The Aspergillus luchuensis IFO 4308 DNA, chromosome 6, nearly complete sequence genome segment GAAGATCGATGAAAGCTATTTCAGCAGCCCCGGCGCCCGAGCGATGGCGAACCACAATGCATAACTTCATGCTACCTGCGCAGCAGTGACCCAGCAAGCGCCGACTTTCTCACCTGATGAACAGGTCTCATGGAGATCCGTGATGTGATGCtaccccaacccaccaacccTTTGTTTCCGCCCTTGCATATAGTACCCTCTCGGTGGCTGTTAGCATTTGATTTTTAACCACACATTTTAGATTCTACgtttatttctttctatcGCGATTCCGATTGGCAGGCCTGGTGTTCCTTCGTTGAGCCATGACATACATAATTCATCCCTTTCCACTCCACACCCGTTCTTGATTGATTTTGAGATACCCCTGAATAAATTTGCCTCTTACGGCCTCTATCAACTCCCATGTACatactttttttctggaAAAATTTTTCAAGTATAGATACAGATACACACACCAGCCTGCATGCATGCTATGATGCAAGAAAGGGAGGACCCGGCGTTGTCCGCAGGCGGGCAGTAGGTCATTTGTTTGTTGATGATTGCTCttgagagtgagtgagttaATTGAGAGATATATACAATTGTATTCTGTTTAGAACAGTAATAGCACAGACTTAGCAGTAGTACTTGTTTGGTAGTAGCATCCCAATGAACGGGATACCAATGCAAGTTCTATCCCACTTCGGCTTCCGTGACAAATAATAAGCAAAATGACTACTCTTCCAGATCTCGCACTTGACAATAGAATTGACATCCCCAAAACGAACGTGATGGTATAAAGCACAAAGCCCCAACCCCAAAACACACAAAACCAGACCTAAAACTCCAAACaccatccaaccaaccagcTACACTATATAATCctatataaaaactaaaCAAACTCAAACTCGACCCCCTGAATCCTCACCTCCGCCGCATACATACACCTCCTACTATCCCCCTGGGCACAAAACCCATGAAACAGCATGCGATCCCCACAGCCACAAACCGTGCCACCCCCAGGCGAGACCAACCCATAATCCCCGGACTTAACCAACTGCTTGCCAGTCTTCGTATACGGGCCCGTAATCTCCGGCGCCGTCGCCCACCGCACATCATACTTCTCATCCGTATAGCAATGCGTCGAGTAAAACAAGAAGTACGTATCGCCATGGAGAATCAAATTCGGGGCCTCCACTAACGGTCCATCGCTATCATCGCGGTCCAGGATCTGCACTGCGTCGCCGACGGGCGTGAACCCATCGGTATCAACTTTCTGTAAcaggatgggggtgggtttcAATGGCGCTATCCCGTTGTTGCAGTCCCCGCCGTTGCCGATGCTGTTGCCGTCCACTTTGAAGACTACGTAGCGGGTGCCGTCTTTGTCGAGGAAGCCGGACGCGTCGATGCTTCCGCCTTGGTCGAGTCGGCAGGAGAGAGGGGTCGGGTTGGGGATGTAGGGACCGCTGGGGtccgtggtggtggagatggcggtgCCGATGCAGTGGTGGCGGAGGTCGGATTGGGCTTCGCCGCTGTAGTAGAGGATGTATTTGCCGTCGTTCTTGTGGGGTTTGTTAGTGtgtgatggagatgggggaggggatgagggatgggggtggttaCGCGGCGGACTACGTCTGGGGCCCAGTGGTCGATTTGTGTCTCCCAGCCTGCTAGTGTGGGGAGGGCTTCTTTATCTAGGAGGGTCCATGTTTTGAAGTCGCTGGATTTGGCTACTTGTACCGTGCGGTTGTTGCCGTTCGTGCCGAAGGCGTACCAGGTGCCGTCGTCGGCTTGGACGAAGCCTGGGTCTGGGAAGTCTGTGTCTAGGGCTAGCCAGGGTCCCGCTGTGGCTCGGATGTCGATGGGGGAGGATAGTACGGATGTGAGTAGGGGGAGGGTTAGGGCCCAGAGGGTTGGTAGATGATGGGTCCACAGCATGGTGTCTTTGTTTGGGAAGGTAGGTATTGAGGAATGgatatgtagtagtagtgttgcTGTAAGGAGGGTGCAGACCCGGTTGGGGGTTGCTTCTGTTATATCCAGGTGCGATGGATGAGATGTATATGCAATGCTACTATATACTGGGATGCTTCGCCGTTACTTTATATCTGAGCGTCGACAGCAGGGCAGTAAGCAGGCCCCACCCGTGCTGATGACCGCTTGCAATGATCGATGAGGTGCTATTTCCCATTCTGTACAAAAGCATCGATCATTTGATGCCCAGCGTTGCGGGAGAAATCTGGTCTGCTGGTCTGGGGGACGGGATACATGGCCCAGCTGGAATTGGCCTAGGGCAGGTGCTAGCATGGACTTGAGATGCGTCTATATGCATAGTCGAAATCTAGTGGATCTTCCAGGTAAGCTAGCGGACAATATTGTATTGAGACTTGGCGTCAGGACTGATGTGGCAAGTGAATGCTCTCAGTCTTTTATGCAAGTGCCGCAAGGCTGCCTCTGGATTCACCAGCCAATGGGTGTCATTGAACTTGCCCCCGGTCACTAGGACAGAGCATTTAGAATTCGAGAGATGACTCGCTTTGACAGGCAGTCCATAGTGACATGTTCACCCAACCGGGCGAATGCGATATATCGGTTGGCATTGGATGTGACGGAAACAGTAGTAGCTTGGCCAGTTGCCTcggtgcagcagcaacaattgGGCCGCTGATAATCTCACTAGCTTCATTAGTCTTGATTTGATCATCTGGGGTTGGACCCACTTCTCGGAGTAATTATGCTCAGATAAACCGTGATTAACATAGTCGATTCTTCCAGGAACATTGGTCGAAGAGTCGGATGAGGCGGAGACGCAAGGGCAGCACTGATCATCAAGGGGTGAAGAGTATGATCTGCAGCGTACCTGCCTGATTGGGAGGTAACGCTTCTACTGTCTTTCTTCCGTTAGATAGCTCTAAAAGAAACACAATCAACTATTTGTCTTGTTtgatatcttcttcttcttctctgcttagatatagatttatttactCCAGGACGGAGCAACTTAATAATATGTTCTAATACTCCTCAGAGTATTTTTACCTCCCCTGTGTGATGTACTACAGTCCGtgagaatatatatcttatctactaCTTTTGTTTTAGTAATTACCATGAGAAAGATAAGTCCTGTTAAGATCTTTATCAAGATATAGAGCTTTATTAAGTAAGATCCAGGCTAGTATCTGAGCTTAAGGATGgttatattctttaattataatatctagaaggAGTCCATTCCCTATCTGGCGCTATGCTTacgcggtggtggtaagaagtgtaagaaaaagaagatttatattacttctaAGAAGATTAGTTCACTGCTCTCAAGTATTATAAGGTTGATAGTAACGGTAAGATTGAGTGTCTTTGCTGTGAATACTGTTAAATATCTTTACCGCGAGCGCTGTCGAGTGTTTCCGCCGTGAGTATGGTGCTGGTATTTCTTGtagatactaaatataaCTGTTAGTATAgcagaaaaatattatcttatttatatctttaataagtttaataaaaaaaattatcttaattaagaattaatagCCTCCTCACAAAcattaaatttatatcttatgattatgaaaatatattattttattttttttattatatatctgattacttcttttaaaaaaaaagtattcaTTATTTAGCACTAACTGGACTTTTTATAAGAAGCAGAATTTTCTTAATCTAATCcttaactattattatatatattaaaagctatattattaaacATTACCTTGttaacttattaaatttaaacttctgtaaaaataatttctgaatctagtatattaatagCTGAGGAtgactaatattatataatatattttaaataaaataatagatattataaatttatatagagcTACTTCCAGTCTCTCTAATATTAgagaaatttataataaattagaaaataatattagagataataatttaaccaaatttaatatttaaaataataacacTCTCTGCCTGTACGGAGGTTAGATAATAAAAgtctataaataaactataattctattatattatctgtgGTAATACAggtagaaaaataatatatttaatttaataatttaatttatcagTTAACTGCACACAGtaaatattagtaagatATCTggaattatatctattttaagtaaaaattaatatcaggaaatttattctataattaatattagttctactaatttttcttattttaaatatattactgaAGAATTACctgaaattattataaattttaaacaTggacttttttattatatattaaataaatataatatctcaGACATATACAAGAccaataagataaatattaaagaaaagaaatataaaagataatatatttattattaataagctAATAAGCAGACCACTGAAAtcataagattataataataaatattagatcttaattaaatatttaaataatttaattaaaatcataTAATTTACTACAAGCAGATGTAAAATAAAGAAcagattttataagaataactatattaagagagaataatttaataataaactgtgatatctttattaatataagacttTGAATATAGTagatcttattataaatattaaacagATTTAAGCTTCTTCAAAgatattactaaaaaatagTCAGTACTAAGAAAcagtttttataaaaatagctgataaagaaataaatatatttaagatattttttatatatctggcACCTGTCCtgtataaatagattttttatattctgattataattagtattaattatatattaaacctAATtactattctaataattactatattaactctactaaaaaatatacttattagtTTAAATCTgatgatataataatatttaattctaagataattaatattaaattctttatctaatatatttaaattattatagcTTAGGAAAAACAGtaactaatattaaatattcttttattttatctgaaagactagatttttatttaatatactaagTTACCTGAGAAGCTCTAGaaccagataatatataaaattaaaatataatataaagaacttaaatataagtttagaTATCTAGCTATTAAGATAAGACAggagatatattaattaaaatttagatttaagaaaattaataaatttttatttattaattatttaatttagaaaatatCTTTTCTCTGAGCGGCTGGTACAGCCAacaaaaaaatattaaaaaataaaatatagaaaaaatttaataataatcttatttatcttatccAACCGCACGAAGACAAAATActtaaagattttaaatattatttatatataagagaaGCTGGCGcaaaatactagtaataattatttaataaaaagaagaactaTTCTAactcttataaatatactagtaataagTATAAGTACTGTAATAAACACTTAGAGCTAGTAagtaatataactaataaaaataagaaaattctTGTAAagtcttataattattatagtactAAATTTACTTGGCCCtgttactattataataataattattaaaattataaatataataaaaaagataagcAGAAGTATcctaattaaaatatatatcttataaagagatatattaagataaataataatattaatagagatattaatctagaagatttattaaaatctagcTTAGATTTTAACatattctctataataaaaaactaatattttttttaaaaataaaaaatattaagagtATGTCCAAACTTCtctctatatttattatacagtaataaatattaaattatataaatataaaataagtatcACAGGtacttactatttatataattatatttagcagaaatatttttatttatttaaataccAGTTCtgactttatatatatcttgtgTGAATaccttattatttattttctaattactattatttaatataaattaattatttttaatatactagaattTGATATTACAGTAGACAGAATTACTTTTCTTAAAATTCTACTGGCTGATAAATACTTAAAGACTGatattctagtatttaaatatatatttattaatatattactcaGTACTGACGCGTGTAATATAaacagtattattattaattttctaaaattataaattcagttctgagatatatattttatgcctttttaatttatatacagcatatatttaatttctagaaaaaaaaagatatttatataaactaaaatataataataagtccTGGCATGAAATGCCTCTTACTagtaatatacttttattatattttgaataatattttattataacttaagtctattttataaatcaaACAGAATATTAGCTTATTTAGCAGtttatctagtatatttttaataaataataattatatattgtcTTACGcgaatttaaaaaaaaattaaattcaGATATATCATAGATAATTCATagactatatattaaattctagatCAGTAGCCGTGATAATagctgttatatatattatataaactataacTAAGTCAGAAtctaatattagtaataatcttttatagaCTGATCCCAGCGAGATacctgataatattaatcttgataatattaaaatatctataattattccTGACTTTAATCTTATCCTGCTGGCTGATGctgatatattatctatataaaaagaagaatatgcTTTCTgtataaaaactatattaaataaatattttttattattctaactGGAGCTTAGCTATTTTActagtatagaaataataattctattttataataaatataatatcagggaattaaaatagaatttatactttttaatatataaagattatataataataaacagcATCTTGGACtccttataaaaaatagaataaattaaaaaaatattttttaattaattctttctGGTATTCTTACTagtctttattatttagcaGTATAATAAACctcatattattattaatctgtaatatattaatatatatctaatccTAAATACTTATCTGCTACTGCggtaagataatatattagaagcTTTGgataactttattatttttatattactagatattattaaggACTACTTTCAGCAGCCTGTAAGGTATAAAAACTActaaaaaatagtatttattatattatattaagaatataaataactaattattatatttataggaCTTATCTCTTCTCCCAGATTCTTTCAGGCGAagataaaatctatattaaattattatctataaaactttgtattaatatatattaataatattattatttataatcagTCTCCAGACAAGTATTTAAGATATCTAGATTTAATTCTTAATCTTCTTTAAACcagtagaataatattatcttttataaaatattattttatatatctgtcaGTTAAATTacttagttattatattttatatttaaatatagttataatagATAACAAAGTTATAGCTATATATTGTATgcaatttttattaattattagagattttaaaactagtattatcttttttaattactattaatattttattaaatactttataattatagctaagctattatataaatttaagatcttataattatatccgGGGCCAAGAAGTGGCCGTGCTtgtaagatatttattaactaaatatttatttttattcctGATAATAACAATATACTATACCAGctgattatataaaatatataaatatagaatataataagaaattaactAATTACTGCtctaatacttatatatccTGACTTTTCTAAACtatttaaattctatataaacaGGAGTAAGAAATAGAGCTTCAAGATTATTATCTACCAGActaatatagataagattaaatattctgttatatatttattaaaaatcttgTTTTCTATAgaataaaactatattataacAGAGTTAGAATATACTGcttttatataaactttAATTAAGTTACTCCagtatatagatagaattatttttatagttatgataaattactttatattaatcagTATATTccaaattataaataaactatatagTACTTATCTAAATTACTAGATACTGTATTTagtattctattttaattaaataactatattatatcagaaaaaataattatattctaatactaatatactGTTTTACTTCCtatcagatatatataattctaattttttatttctagatattatacagGCTTTCTGTCACTTAATCTGAggtattaatttatatattattattaaatattttagatttaatCCTGACTTTTAATAGAAACTGCATGAGTATATTATCTCTGACTATATTTTTACAAAGGTttttaactaattaaatCTCAAGTCTAATATATTGGAAATGCTAATATACTATaactttaaattatataataatatattttttaatatataatataacctGCCACGCCCTTACATGCCGCACGtgttaaataaagaaatatttattatatattataacagaTATGGTTATCCTGGTATAAATAAGtcatatatactactttataaaaagttctttatattatatattaagaaagaTCTTTAGTACTATATActgtaatattttatatatatttaggatatatatagtaacTATAAGCCCTACAGCCAGATACAGCCTATAAAGGCTCCCAgttaattattctatactattattatagatttcaTAGTTAGCTTATCTGAGAGTAATAGCTTTAATACTATACTTACAGTTATAGATAagcttatatatactatttatttactaccAGGGTAAGAAGATTagaatatactatactagacCGTGGTTATCTGGGATgaagttatttataaataaaatttatttattataattatttctaattataataataagtttataagtgattaatagtataatctgataaatataatatatatctgatattattcaataattatatactacccCAGTGCAGACAGCCAGgcagaaaaaataaattaaattattattattatattatactgttTTACAgtaaaatagtataaattattctggaaataatatttaagtaaAGTataacttaatattaatatacttttatctaatataattaatatcttctCTTTTAAAgtcttatatagattttaattatatctgatGTTACGCCCGCTCAGGTCTCctgatatttaaattatattttttattaaaaattataatattatttaataaataatattagatatctTATCTCTTACATAAGTCTATATAGCTGAtgcttttaataaatattataaactagttaaatttaaagataagatatagcTAAAGGTcatctaaaaaataagaattagatatatattattaaatttaattaaactGTTTTCTATTAAACAagatctatttaatattattaaataagtagattaattaatatataaattatatttactataagaTTAAGCTATATATccagttattaatattatccatCTTAAATAGGTCTATAAGAATAACTTTAAATAACTAAAGCCAGATATTATCTTAGTCCTGCTAGTTATAATTGACAGCTATGAGGAGCatgaaattaattatatcttataaattaaagctAATAAGATACTGTTACAGTGGAAGAATAGagaatagatataaaaattattaaataacaTGTGAGAGAACATTCTTAAGAtactgaaaatatattagaaagattagtaatagtaatagataCTCTActgtatatagataattactgtatctatatttattttttttttaattttatttatttatatctacatttgtttctttttttttttttctaattttacttatttctttatttactatttctctgtttattaattaactgGTTAATTCTGCTAGGatctaatatactatatgaTTTACTGTGAGTCTTTATCTtactttaatttttattttattttaatttttaattttatttcctcttctctcttcctctatttcttttatattattttgaatTCTTAGTATCTTTAACTTCTTTCTAAGTCTTTATTTTATGCTATTTAATCTTttctctataataaaataatatcttttctatttatattatattattctttttttctgatAATTTCTTTAACAGTAATAACAAGGGTgatataataagaatcttatattatgaaataattaatactgATAGGaaacttataaaaattattaatattagtttttataatctGCTAGTCTAGTATAATAGAATACTGTCTAGTctaaatattctatttaataaagaaaagtcAGACTTATTTATTACCAGGTAATAGCTGAagctgtaaatatattagctagtagatactaattttaattataatactgaaCTACTAATGTGTATCTATCtcatagatatataaatttatattattttatataataatattattactgctaCTACCCGTGACCAGTATTAGATAgttaattttaatagaaaagaagaattataagctaattatattctataagatTTAACAGTATGGTtagagaagaataatatttattattttcttgttattaataattattatatactggACAGAGATCTCGCGTGTAGAAATaagaattagattattaattataagtattttataaaatagataattatatacagaataGTTACAGTTAATACTAGTATTCTTGCCGAGTAActgataaatatttataatattaattaagccAAGTAGAGTTActtctatattttaaatataattatagacttctttattaaaataaagtattttatagttattaaCTTTCCCATCAGTGTTATGCTAgctaatttaaaaaataaaataatttttataattaataagatattatataatttttataagctAGTTATAAGTTCTTCCGGGGTAACTAGCTCTAATTCTTTAGTAATTACAGATAGTACTGATGTTATCTGGATCTGTCTTATTCTCAAGATAATTCAGggtatagtaaatatataataacagataaataattttattacttGTCTGGTATATTTCAGGAATAAGCTCTGAGACCTgaatttatttctaattgTAGAAGAAGTAGTCAGGAAGactataatactatatccAGATAATGTTGTTGGTAAGAAAATTATTCAAGATGTCTTGTGTGCTGTTAAATAGAACTGAAtctgtatttttattatcaagGCCCGCGTGTTTTCTGtatgtttatttatattttctatgaTATAAAATCTCTTGATTTTCCTTATATAATATGTCTTACATGCTTTTTATTTACTACATgtattttaaatactttcttacttatttatacttTACTACTTGCTTatgatatattttacttGTTATGTTTTCCTACTTGTATTTaggtatttattattattatctgttGAGGATAACAGCTTATGCGAAGTAGCAGTTTGCAGTATACTTATCTGATTAGAAGATAATGCTTCTActatttttcttctattaGATAGCtctaaaagaaatataatcaactatttatcttatttgatgtcttcttcttcttctctgcttaGATATAGACTCGTTCGCTCCAGGACGGAGCATGATCATGCCACCAACCTTGGAGTAGACGGTTGTGCCTCAAGCAGGCTGACACAATTTCCCGTGGATTGTCTGAACCGACTGCATAATTCTCCCTGGCCTGGTCTTACAGCATGATGCATGGCTGCGGCCCCTCATCACCATGACTCaatcttcctgttcctgggaGGGACGTGGAGTCAGCTATTGGCTTCAGCCGCTCCCGAAGTTATTCCCATAGATCGAAATTTTGGGACACGGCATCCCAAACCTTGTACAAGATCTCTTTCATGGCCGATTACTCAAGGTCAAAATCCATATCCGGCGGCGTTTAGCACAAGTGCAATTTCTGTCTTCATGTCAACCGGTCAATTGGTGTAATATCACACCTTTCCcccatctctcttctccaaattACTCTCGAATGCATGGCACATGGGAGTTGGTGATGCATGACCCATCATTTCTCCCGTTCGCTCACCTACCTCATGCCGAGTAACCCATCGAGTGGACTTGCCCAGAAGACACCAGACACATGGCAGGAGAACTGACTGCCGTATGAGTTATCTGGTGCCCTTTGTTGGTTGTCCGCCAAGCCTGGGTAAGTTTCTTAGCCGGGAGGGCATACATCGGGTGCTCTTTCAAGTCCCAACCTTAACGGCCTGGCTGGTCTCAACATAGCACCCCAACTTTCATCCTTCACATGCAACGTGTAGGAACCTCATCAAGCCAAGGGCTTAGCGATGCCATGTACTGCCCTGTACTGGGCTTTCCAGAAGTCACAGATACGATGGCAACCGCGCTGCGCCTCACCCCTTGCCTAAGGAAGGTGATACCTTCGACCGCTTATTCCGGCAAAAGGCACCCTAATAATGCTCCACGAGATTATCAATGATCTGCCTCATTTAGGGCAATAGTTTCTTTCCATGATTTCCATGATGTACAAGGCAATCAACTTAGTCGGTGAACAGTCGACGGTCGGCATTTCCACTGATTGGTCCATGGCTTGAGCCTCTTGGGCCCTTGAGACCCGATGTACAGGGAGATCTGCAGGGCTACCTCGTGTTCCCATCAGGTGAACAAGTGGGCCTCGTGAGATCCTACCTTTTTACCGAATCCTAG includes the following:
- a CDS encoding glycoside hydrolase family 43 protein (CAZy:GH43;~COG:G;~EggNog:ENOG410PN43;~InterPro:IPR023296,IPR006710;~PFAM:PF04616;~SECRETED:SignalP(1-23);~go_function: GO:0004553 - hydrolase activity, hydrolyzing O-glycosyl compounds [Evidence IEA];~go_process: GO:0005975 - carbohydrate metabolic process [Evidence IEA]), with amino-acid sequence MLWTHHLPTLWALTLPLLTSVLSSPIDIRATAGPWLALDTDFPDPGFVQADDGTWYAFGTNGNNRTVQVAKSSDFKTWTLLDKEALPTLAGWETQIDHWAPDVVRRNDGKYILYYSGEAQSDLRHHCIGTAISTTTDPSGPYIPNPTPLSCRLDQGGSIDASGFLDKDGTRYVVFKVDGNSIGNGGDCNNGIAPLKPTPILLQKVDTDGFTPVGDAVQILDRDDSDGPLVEAPNLILHGDTYFLFYSTHCYTDEKYDVRWATAPEITGPYTKTGKQLVKSGDYGLVSPGGGTVCGCGDRMLFHGFCAQGDSRRCMYAAEVRIQGVEFEFV